In Raphanus sativus cultivar WK10039 chromosome 5, ASM80110v3, whole genome shotgun sequence, the following proteins share a genomic window:
- the LOC130494998 gene encoding abscisic acid 8'-hydroxylase 4-like: MFPFLQPNHSAADEYVLSFITLLIRVGGLKKKEALSSLQSLANMPIVSTYQEMKKFAFDVGILAIFGHLECSYKEMLKHNYNIVDKGYNFFPMNLPGTSYHRALMARKRLKTTVSEIIRERREKSILKTDFLGHLLDVKDDKGRVLTQEQIADNIIGVLFAAQDTTASCLTWILKYLHDNQKLLEAVKDEQRAIYEENSREKKSLTWGQTRNMPLTHKVILESLRMASIISFTFREAVDDVEYKGYLIPKGWKVMPLFRNIHHNPKYFSNPEVFDPSRFEVNPKPNTFMPFGSGVHACPGNELAKIQILIYLHHLISKFRWEVVGGEEGIEYGPFPIPRNGLLATFRQHSL, encoded by the exons ATGTTTCCATTTCTCCAACCAAACCATTCAGCTGCTGATGAATATGTTCTCAGCTTCATTACCTTACTGATTAGAGTTGGAGGTCTTAAAAAGAAGGAAg CCCTCTCTTCTTTACAATCTTTGGCTAATATGCCTATTGTCTCTACCTACCAAGAAATGAAGaag TTCGCTTTTGATGTGGGTATTCTAGCCATATTTGGCCATTTGGAGTGTTCTTACAAGGAAATGTTGAAACATAACTACAATATTGTGGACAAAGGCTACAACTTTTTCCCCATGAACCTCCCCGGAACATCGTATCACAGAGCTCTCATG GCGAGGAAGCGGCTAAAGACAACAGTAAGCGAGATTATACGcgaaagaagagagaaaagcaTTTTGAAAACTGACTTTCTTGGCCATCTACTCGACGTTAAGGACGATAAAGGTCGTGTGCTAACCCAAGAACAGATTGCGGACAACATCATCGGAGTCCTTTTCGCCGCTCAAGACACAACAGCTAGTTGCCTAACTTGGATTCTTAAGTACTTACATGATAATCAGAAACTTCTAGAAGCTGTCAAG GATGAACAAAGAGCTATATACGAAGAAAACAGTAGAGAGAAGAAGTCTTTAACTTGGGGACAAACGAGGAATATGCCACTAACACACAAg GTTATACTTGAGAGCTTGAGGATGGCAAGCATCATATCCTTCACATTCAGAGAAGCAGTGGATGATGTTGAGTATAAGG GATATTTGATACCGAAGGGATGGAAAGTGATGCCACTGTTTAGGAATATTCATCACAATCCGAAATACTTTTCAAACCCTGAGGTGTTCGATCCATCTAGATTTGAG GTAAATCCAAAGCCAAATACATTCATGCCCTTTGGAAGTGGAGTTCATGCTTGTCCTGGGAACGAACTCGCCAAGATACAGATTCTTATCTATCTCCACCATTTAATTTCCAAATTCCG ATGGGAAGTGGTGGGAGGAGAAGAGGGAATAGAGTACGGTCCATTTCCAATCCCTCGAAATGGTCTGCTCGCAACATTTCGACAACATTCTCTTTAG
- the LOC130512763 gene encoding ceramide synthase LOH2-like, translated as MESVYSSGGGVTKLEPSIAAWHFQIAVYFAFGFFFLRLFLDRFVFQRIAVWLLTTGSTPIKMKDAATRAKLIKCKESLWKLLYFGACEVFVLNALYHEPWVTDIKLFFRGWPNQDLKLPIKLYYMCQCGFYVYGVAALLAWETRRKDFAVMMSHHVITIILIAYSYLTSFFQIGAIILALHDASDVFMETAKIFKYSEKEFGASVCFALFAVSWLLLRLIYFPFWIIRATSIELLDYLDMTSLEGTIMYYSFNTMLLMLLVFHIYWWYLICAMIVRLLKNRGKVGEDIRSDSEDDD; from the exons ATGGAATCCGTATATTCCAGCGGCGGCGGCGTAACGAAGCTAGAACCGTCGATCGCGGCGTGGCATTTCCAGATTGCAGTCTATTTCGCCTTCGGATTCTTCTTTTTGAGGCTCTTCCTCGATAGATTCGTCTTTCAA aGGATAGCTGTATGGCTTTTGACTACTGGTTCTACGCCAATTAAAATGAAGGATGCTGCTACTCGTGCAAAGCTCATCAAATGCAAGGAGTCCCTCTGGAAACTGCTCTACTTTGGTGCTTGTGAGGTTTTCGTTCTCAATGCCCTTTATCACGAGCCTTGGGTCACAGATATTAAACTCTTCTTTCGCGGTTGGCCTAACCAAGACCTCAA gctTCCAATAAAGCTTTACTATATGTGCCAGTGCGGTTTCTATGTGTATGGTGTTGCTGCCTTGCTTGCATGGGAGACCAGAAGAAAGGATTTTGCTGTTATGATGTCTCACCATGTCATCACTATCATCCTCATTGCCTACTCATACCTTACCAG TTTTTTCCAGATTGGAGCTATCATCCTAGCCCTTCATGATGCAAGTGACGTTTTTATGGAAACTGCTAAAATTTTCAAGTACTCTGAAAAGGAATTTGGAGCAAGTGTGTGTTTTGCACTTTTTGCTGTCTCCTGGCTATTGCTACGCTTGATTTACTTTCCATTTTGGATCATAAGGGCCACAAG cATTGAACTCCTGGATTATTTGGACATGACATCACTTGAAGGCACCATCATGTACTATTCCTTCAACACAATGTTACTGATGCTTCTTGTTTTCCACATATACTGGTGGTATCTCATATGCGCCATGATTGTAAGACTACTTAAAAACAGAGGCAAAGTTGGAGAAGACATAAGATCCG ATTCAGAGGATGATGATTAG
- the LOC130512693 gene encoding ceramide synthase LOH2, with protein sequence MESVYSSGGGVTKLEPSIAAWHFQIAVYFAFGFFFLRLFLDRFVFQRIAVWLLTTGSTPIKMKDAATRAKLIKCKESLWKLLYFGACEIFVLNALYHEPWATDIKLFFRGWPNQDLKLPIKLYYMCQCGFYVYGVAALLAWETRRKDFAVMMSHHVITIILIAYSYLTSFFQIGAIILALHDASDVFMETAKIFKYSEKEFGASVCFALFAVSWLLLRLIYFPFWIIRATSIELLDYLDMTSLEGTIMYYSFNTMLLMLLVFHIYWWYLICAMIVRLLKNRGKVGEDIRSDSEDDD encoded by the exons ATGGAATCCGTATATTCCAGCGGCGGCGGCGTAACGAAGCTAGAACCGTCGATCGCGGCGTGGCATTTCCAGATTGCAGTCTATTTCGCCTTCGGATTCTTCTTTTTGAGGCTCTTCCTCGATAGATTCGTCTTTCAA aGGATAGCTGTATGGCTTTTGACTACTGGTTCTACGCCAATTAAAATGAAAGATGCTGCTACTCGTGCAAAGCTCATCAAATGCAAGGAGTCCCTCTGGAAACTGCTCTACTTTGGTGCTTGCGAGATTTTCGTCCTCAATGCCCTTTATCACGAGCCTTGGGCCACTGATATTAAACTCTTCTTTCGCGGTTGGCCTAACCAAGACCTCAA GCTTCCAATAAAGCTTTACTATATGTGCCAGTGCGGTTTCTATGTGTATGGTGTTGCTGCCTTGCTTGCATGGGAGACCAGAAGAAAGGATTTTGCTGTTATGATGTCTCACCATGTCATCACTATCATCCTCATTGCCTACTCATACCTTACCAG TTTTTTCCAGATTGGAGCTATCATCCTAGCCCTTCATGATGCAAGTGACGTTTTTATGGAAACTGCTAAAATTTTCAAGTACTCTGAAAAGGAATTTGGAGCAAGTGTGTGTTTTGCACTTTTTGCTGTCTCCTGGCTATTGCTACGCTTGATTTACTTTCCATTTTGGATCATAAGGGCCACAAG cATTGAACTCCTGGATTATTTGGACATGACATCACTTGAAGGCACCATCATGTACTATTCCTTCAACACAATGTTACTGATGCTTCTTGTTTTCCACATATACTGGTGGTATCTCATATGCGCCATGATTGTAAGACTACTTAAAAACAGAGGCAAAGTTGGAGAAGACATAAGATCCG ATTCAGAGGATGATGATTAG
- the LOC108837021 gene encoding F-box/kelch-repeat protein SKIP30: MSGLLEGIPDAVALRCLAHVPLHHHPNLELVSRSWRSAIRSDELFRVRDEERSSENLLCVCAFDPENVWQVYSPNSNRWLTLPLLPSRIRHLAHFGAVTTAGKLFVLGGGSDAVDPLTGDHDGTFATDEVWCYDFVKRLWAPRASMLVPRSMFACCVLDGKIVVAGGFTTCRKSISGAEVYDPESDVWTSIPDLHRTHNSACSGLVVRGKVHVLHKGLSSVQVLESVKLGWAVREYGWPQGPMSVVEDVPYVMSHGVVYKQEEDDTWKMVASASEFKPRIGMAMTSLSDEVLLVGGVIGPDRHNWDIKPLSDVDVLSVGSDRPVWRKVAPMTKCRGTVLGCTQLRI, from the coding sequence ATGTCAGGCCTCCTCGAAGGAATCCCAGACGCAGTCGCTCTACGCTGCCTCGCTCACGTTCCGTTACACCACCACCCAAACCTAGAGCTCGTCTCCCGCTCCTGGCGATCGGCGATACGCAGCGACGAGCTCTTCAGAGTCCGCGACGAAGAGAGATCATCGGAGAATCTCCTCTGCGTCTGCGCCTTCGATCCGGAGAACGTCTGGCAAGTCTACAGCCCTAACTCCAACCGCTGGCTCACCCTCCCTCTCCTCCCTTCGAGGATCCGCCACCTCGCTCACTTCGGAGCCGTCACAACCGCCGGGAAACTCTTCGTCTTGGGCGGAGGCAGCGACGCGGTGGATCCGTTGACCGGAGATCACGACGGCACGTTCGCGACCGACGAGGTGTGGTGCTACGACTTCGTGAAGAGACTGTGGGCTCCGCGAGCGTCGATGCTCGTGCCGCGCTCTATGTTCGCTTGTTGTGTTCTCGACGGGAAGATCGTTGTCGCTGGGGGATTCACCACGTGTCGTAAATCGATATCCGGAGCGGAGGTGTATGATCCGGAGAGCGATGTGTGGACTTCGATTCCTGATCTCCACAGGACTCATAACTCGGCGTGTTCGGGTTTGGTTGTGAGAGGGAAAGTTCACGTTTTGCATAAAGGCTTGTCGTCGGTGCAGGTTCTCGAGAGTGTTAAGCTCGGGTGGGCGGTGAGAGAGTATGGTTGGCCTCAGGGTCCGATGTCTGTTGTTGAGGATGTGCCTTACGTTATGAGTCACGGAGTTGTGTATAAGCAGGAGGAGGATGATACGTGGAAGATGGTTGCGTCTGCGTCTGAGTTCAAGCCGAGGATTGGTATGGCGATGACGAGTTTGAGTGATGAGGTTTTGCTTGTGGGAGGAGTGATTGGACCTGATAGGCATAACTGGGATATTAAGCCGTTGTCTGATGTGGATGTTTTGTCGGTTGGGAGTGATCGTCCGGTGTGGCGGAAGGTTGCTCCGATGACCAAGTGTCGTGGAACGGTCCTTGGTTGTACGCAGTTGAGAATCTGA